The DNA window GTACCAGCGAGCAGGCTGAggctcaaagggggtggacacgaggcggtgtgccaacaaggatgctggcccccgaagggagtggattgggggattccacatcgattggaaaaggaaatgagtgtcaacgaggacattgggccctaaaggggggtgaGATTGGGTGATCCCActtcagttggggaggagaatgaaacattctttataagggtgtggaaacctctccctagcagatgcgttttaaaaacattgaggggaagcttgaaagggaaagcccataaaggacaatatctactagcggtgggtgagctcgggctgttacaaatggtattagagccagacaccgggagATGTACCAGGGAGCAGGCTGAgtctcaaagggggtggacgcgaggcggtgtgccagcaaggatgctggcccctgaagggagtggattggagggtcctacatcgattggagagaggatgagtgtcagcgaggacgctgggctctgaAAGGGGGGGTAGGGGGGTGGGATTGGGTGATCCCActtcggttggggaggagaacaaaacattctttataagggtgtagaaacctttcactagtagacgcgttttaaaaactttgagaggaaccttgaaagggaaagcccaagaaggacaatatctgctaacggtgggcgggctgggctgttacattacAATTCATCTCGAGTTTCGGATCGATGCATGGCATGTCTATGAGAATCATCAACAATAAGAGATTGATTTTAATAGGTAACTTCAAATGAGTCTTAATTTGTAATCACGTATCAAATAGCTTTGAACTTATAAGAAAGGAGGGAATAAGGGTTTTGAAGGAATACCAGAAATGTAATGCAGGACCGACTAACGCGAGccccaaaagagaaaatcgAAACGTTCTTCTCAAATCTGCTGTCGGCGCTTCTTCAAAAACAAGCTATACGAAGACGTTAAAAACTTAGTTCAATAGTACTTacaacataaacaaattatgACACAGCTGTGGCACAGGGATGAAACATCTGAATATAAACACTACTCCACGCAAGGAGCTCTCTATCAAAAGCTCAACTTGGCCCtttacgtatcaccgttagcctcatgattttaaaacgcgtatgctagggagaggtttccacactcttataaggaatgcttcgttcccctctccaactgatgtgggatctcacaattcacccccttggggACTCAGCGTCTtagctggcacaccacccggtgtttTATCAACGTTCATAGATTTCTAGAAAAACATATTAGGAGGCAAACCTGGCAAATTAAATCCCCCAGAGCATTGAGTATCCCAGATGTTACAGATTTCACCAAAACAGGGTATTTTGCAAGAACAGTCAAATACCTGAAATAATACAGAACCAAATTACAAtgacaataaaagaaataagggAGACTTGTTTCTGATTCAATCTTCTATACACTTTGGCACTAGATTACAAAGGAAGCATAGTGAAATCAGCTGTTATAACACCAAAACTACCCTATTTTTGTCCTAGGAGATGAACTACGTATAAACAAGCGCAagttgtaacagctcaagcccaccgctagccgatattgtcctcttttggctttcccttttggacttttcctcgagatttttaaaatgcatatgatagagagaggtttttacacccttataaagaatgttttgttcctctctccgaCCGATGTAAGATTTCGAAGATGATGAGGGGAAGCAACCAAAAGAGGAGGACAAGTTGGATGCAGAGGAGAAGTTTGAAGGTGGTCAAACAGTTGTTGAACTTGATCAAGAAGATCTCATGTTACGACTAACCAAGAGAGAGTTGTTAGGAATTATGACTCTCCACGATGGtatggtattgtccactttgagcataagctctcgtggctttggtttgggcttccccaaaaggcttcataccagtgaagatgtattccttatttataaacccatgattaaccccttaattagtcgacGTAGGACTTCTCTcacaacaatcctcaacaatcctcccatcGAATACACACCATAGAGCTTCCTCTAAGGTCTATGGAGCCTTCGAACAGCCTCTCCTtcatcgagactcgactccttctctagaactcttaaacaaaatatacccTTTGTTGACAGTTTAGTCATTTTGACTAAACCTTTGTGGCTCAGAATTTAGCtcttcgacatttgaggattctattgacatgactaactTAAGGGCATGACTATGATAATATGTTAGAAACTACGACTCTTCATAATgacatgatattgtccactttgagcataagctctagtggttttgcttttggtttcccaaaGGCCCGCCCttattattttgcttttggtttcccaaaGGCCCGCCCTTATTAACGGAGGTGGGACTtctctcccaaccatcctAGACAAGATTGACTATAGTGAGATGCATTACCAAGACAAGAAGGGCCAGTTAACCCCGCCTTTGCCGCTATCCCCTTCACCGCCTCCAGAATTTTCACCACCAGAACCTCCAAATCCACCATCGCCACCTCCAGAGCCAAAGCCATCGCCATCGCCATCGCCAGAGCCATCGCCAGAGGATGCTGAAATCCGGAAATTCGTAAAAATCCGCGACCCACATTGCATTTGACGCCGACCCACATCCTTAAACTCCAATATATGGTTATGGCGGGAAGACCAAGCACAAATCCTCTTCATTCGAAGTGGGGTTTCAAGAATTGGAGCTTGGAGGCCGAAACCGAAGGTGGGTCGGCCATTAAAGCTGAAACGAGTACAAAGGGTAGTAGGTTTCAGAGAAGGAGAGACGCCACAGGGAACCATCTTTGAGCGTGTGAAGCAGAGCACAGCAATGGGTTTCGAAAGGTTAATCGATTTCGTTTGCTTGTGTTGCTGCAGACGATAACCAGGCAGCAATTCTCACAGCGGCCAATGCAGAAGATAGGACTGTTCACTGTCCATCTGCGTTTTGTtcctttcccttcttttcttcaaattttcccttttggaaatattttttaagtgttttatttttttaaaaaaaattaaaatttcccctccatatatatatatatatatatatatatattttttttttttaagaaaaaaagattttcaaaataatttattttacaataattattaatataaatttatattttctactCGAGCGAAGAAAATAGTCGataatctaaaaaaagaatgtaTCAAACAATATGTCACCTCTCGAGTAAGTCAACCAATTAAAATTTGGGTCATTGTTGATACGGACGACATATGCTCGAGTCTctggaaatagaaaaaataaaaaagacgtttgaaaattaatattaataataatagtaataggtagcaaattaaaaaaaaaaaaaaaaaaagaaaaaaNATAAAATCTAAACCCTATTTTCGAACATTTCAGCAATCTTTAAAAGGATCTCCATTGGAAAATCCGACTACGGACCCGAACGAGTGGGCGGGAAAATCCGGTGCTCAAACAATCCAAGAACTTCGCCGGAATCAAATTCAGTTCTCGAGCTGAATTGGGCAGAAGTTCAGTCATTTGATCGATTTAGggcttttaaattttctcatAATGCCTTCATTTCCTCCTCCTGGGTCTGTTACCATCTGCGAAATCAATCGCGACCTCAGTTAGTATCGAACTTTTACTTTGCTTCTCATGTATATAGTTGcagtgttttattttttatgatattgAGCATCTGTTTTGTGAATTTCTTACTGTTCAGTTACTGCTGATCGAATCTCCGATGATCTGGCGAACGACACTTATGGGAAAGTCCTTGTGAGTAATGATAGTTGAAATTTATGGTTGATGTTACCGTTCTCTTCAGGCGcgatgtttttgtttatggaATTTGTGGCTGTGGCGTTTAACAGGGTATGGTGTTTAGTCCTGTTCCATTTCAGTCGGATTTTTTGGAGTCACCGATTCCTGAACCGAACAATGAGGCTAGAAATGATGAAGCAAATGGGGAAAGTATCCAAAGGAAGAGTGTGATTGCATCTTTGCAGGGATTCCTCGAGGGCTCCATCAAGCGCTTTTTACGTCCTAATGATGTAAGTTTAATAATTGTTGATAGCTAATCGTGTGGTTCAGAAGCATTTCTAAATGCCGGTACACTAGTTTCCTGATGTCGAGGCATTCTCGTAGCAGAACTGCGTGTATTTTTGTTccatccttttttattttttgtttacaagAGATCAGTCTTAAATGTTTTCTCTtaacaaatgaaaatattccatttcatctaaagaaagaaaattttggctcaaaaaagaagaatttgattgtCTACATGAAATTAGTTTGCTAACCCAACTTCAGAACAATAACAATCCTTCAATATCATTTTGTGTAAGGCACTCTGAAATCCTATATCTTGTTCAATATGATTCATACCTAAGGCACTATAACACGATAAATTGTTAGGTAAGGAAATATTTGTAAGCATTTCCGCACGGCAAACTTCGTTGCACTTAGGGACACATAGAGAAAAAATTGGtggttaatttaattttagtttgcTATTACATTTTAATTGTTGTATCTTACTCCTACTGGCGTACCTTATATATATTGGCAACAAGGAAACATTTTGAAGTTCATGATGCCTTTAAGTTTTTACTTGGATATGATTGTTGGGGTTCAATAAATTCGAATATAGaagatatgaaatttaaaatggtGTCTTTAAATTACACATCCATTGTAATTTTTAGGaagttcaacattttttttttgcatgatAAAAATGGTTGCTTTATGGAACTCTATCTACT is part of the Cucurbita pepo subsp. pepo cultivar mu-cu-16 chromosome LG03, ASM280686v2, whole genome shotgun sequence genome and encodes:
- the LOC111790590 gene encoding protein sym-1-like, with the translated sequence MVPCGVSPSLKPTTLCTRFSFNGRPTFGFGLQAPILETPLRMKRICAWSSRHNHILEFKDVGRRQMQCGSRIFTNFRISASSGDGSGDGDGDGFGSGGGDGGFGGSGGENSGGGEGDSGKGGVNWPFLSWYLTVLAKYPVLVKSVTSGILNALGDLICQLVFEEAPTADLRRTFRFSLLGLALVGPALHFWYLYLSQLVTLPGASGAFLSLLLDQFIFTPVFLGVFLAGLVTLEGRPSCIVPKLQQEWFSSVVANWKLWIPFQFLNFRFVPQQFQVLAANVIALAWNVILSFKAHREIITR